A genomic window from Pirellulales bacterium includes:
- a CDS encoding MerR family transcriptional regulator, which yields MDSLVTMENDACQQLAGAQVALIGKLAGMSRRDAQQLIREHGGVAVENPSDGAGVIVLGEEDLPLAPADWDRQFGDAVRRDVEEGRIEVITETQLWQRLGLVESEQHVRRLYTPAMLAELLHLPVAVVRRWHRRGLIVPTREVRRLPYFDFQEVATARRLAELLASGMSPQTIEKKLAELARYVPSVRRPLAQLSIIVEGKHLLLRQWDGLVAPGGQFWFDFEPAGADSAGAATGADAGAPSAESNEAILPLARMLPSLTPANAAELVARASHLEDEGELEAAADMYRAAMAAGGPNAEICFTLAELLYRLGDTTAARERYFMTIELDEEYVEARANLGCVLAELGQRELAVAAFEGALTFHDEYPDVHYHLARTLDDLGRRDEADLHWRAFLKLSPESPWAATARRRLDEQPTSPTR from the coding sequence ATGGACTCGTTGGTAACGATGGAAAACGACGCTTGCCAGCAGTTAGCCGGAGCGCAGGTGGCGCTGATCGGCAAGCTGGCCGGAATGTCGCGCCGCGACGCCCAGCAGTTGATCCGCGAGCATGGCGGCGTCGCGGTTGAGAATCCCAGCGACGGCGCCGGAGTGATCGTGCTGGGGGAAGAGGATTTGCCGCTGGCGCCGGCCGATTGGGACCGTCAATTCGGCGACGCCGTTCGGCGGGACGTCGAAGAGGGGCGGATCGAAGTCATCACCGAAACGCAGCTTTGGCAGCGGCTGGGGCTGGTCGAGAGTGAGCAGCATGTTCGGCGGCTCTATACACCGGCGATGTTGGCCGAGTTGTTGCACTTGCCCGTGGCCGTGGTTCGCCGCTGGCATCGTCGGGGGTTGATCGTACCGACGCGGGAAGTCCGCCGTCTGCCGTATTTCGACTTTCAAGAAGTCGCCACGGCGCGGCGGCTAGCGGAGCTGCTTGCTTCGGGGATGTCGCCTCAGACGATCGAGAAGAAACTGGCCGAGTTGGCCCGCTACGTTCCGAGCGTGCGCCGGCCGCTGGCCCAATTGTCGATCATCGTCGAGGGGAAGCACCTGCTGCTGCGGCAGTGGGACGGGCTCGTTGCGCCGGGCGGACAATTCTGGTTTGACTTTGAACCCGCTGGAGCAGACTCGGCCGGTGCGGCGACGGGCGCTGATGCCGGAGCGCCGTCGGCCGAATCGAATGAAGCCATTCTTCCGCTGGCTCGGATGCTGCCGTCGCTGACGCCGGCGAACGCCGCGGAATTGGTCGCCAGAGCATCTCATCTCGAGGACGAAGGCGAATTGGAGGCCGCCGCCGATATGTATCGCGCGGCGATGGCGGCAGGGGGGCCGAACGCCGAGATTTGCTTCACCCTGGCCGAGTTGCTCTATCGCCTGGGCGACACGACCGCCGCGCGGGAGCGTTACTTCATGACGATCGAGTTGGACGAGGAATATGTCGAAGCTCGAGCGAATCTCGGCTGCGTGCTGGCCGAGCTGGGGCAGCGCGAGCTGGCCGTCGCCGCGTTCGAGGGGGCGCTGACATTCCACGACGAATATCCCGACGTTCACTATCACCTGGCCCGCACCTTGGACGACCTCGGGCGCCGCGACGAAGCCGATCTTCACTGGCGGGCGTTTCTCAAGCTTTCCCCGGAAAGCCCCTGGGCGGCGACTGCCCGGCGACGGCTTGACGAACAGCCCACCAGCCCGACGCGCTAG